A part of Candidatus Woesearchaeota archaeon genomic DNA contains:
- a CDS encoding NUDIX domain-containing protein, whose translation MNIEERIAQAEQANRVASFLIPVQDENIFLTERVKDPYKGFYCATGGKRVYLPDSARYETPEETAVREFCEEKYSGTVKPEELLRCDLSIIYLGFIFDDEFDFICHTSIGCFDGAPDFILKQDEVRRKRNLEDIKPENINPITQHMLERVRFMDFNYMLPAVYQQRDFLFPQIHHFSSEPPFDVPTVKYCRWRE comes from the coding sequence ATGAATATTGAGGAGCGAATAGCGCAAGCAGAGCAAGCAAACCGTGTTGCAAGTTTTCTTATTCCTGTACAAGATGAAAATATATTTCTTACAGAGCGGGTAAAAGATCCCTACAAAGGATTTTATTGTGCGACAGGGGGCAAAAGAGTCTACTTGCCAGACAGCGCAAGATATGAAACACCAGAAGAAACAGCAGTAAGAGAATTTTGTGAAGAAAAATATTCAGGAACAGTAAAGCCAGAAGAGCTTCTTCGCTGTGATCTTTCCATTATATATCTGGGATTTATTTTTGATGATGAATTTGATTTCATATGTCACACATCAATTGGATGTTTTGATGGAGCGCCAGATTTTATCTTGAAGCAAGACGAAGTGAGAAGAAAAAGAAATCTGGAAGACATAAAGCCAGAAAACATAAATCCTATCACGCAGCATATGTTAGAGAGAGTGCGATTTATGGATTTTAATTATATGCTTCCAGCAGTATATCAGCAGAGAGATTTTCTGTTTCCGCAAATCCATCATTTTAGCAGTGAACCACCGTTTGATGTTCCGACAGTAAAATATTGTCGTTGGAGAGAATAA